In a genomic window of Rhodovulum sp. P5:
- a CDS encoding type I restriction endonuclease, producing the protein MGEFQEQVEALAARSKAAARQALTEEATKTAVILPFIQSLGFDVFNLEEVVPEFVADVGMKKGEKVDFVIKIDGKIAMLVEAKPINCKLGDTQFNQLFRYFHVTEARLAILTNGKEAWFFSDTDEPNKMDKRPFFTFDFQKHDKSQIQELSRFHKNSFAIDSIIEAASNLKYTKLAAAYLKHQLEDPDDEFVRLVGRQIHDGSITKSVSEQLKPSIQAALDELIRDRIQDKLSITFRDEGSKTAEKPASGEVAADSEIETTQEEREGFMIVRAIAARIAPIERITIRDAKSYCAILMDDNNRRPICRLYFNSSTTKNIGFFNAEKVETKVRVEGPEDLYKHAAKIETVVQAYLNA; encoded by the coding sequence ATGGGCGAGTTTCAAGAGCAGGTTGAGGCACTGGCCGCTCGTTCAAAGGCTGCGGCGCGTCAAGCTCTAACTGAAGAGGCCACAAAAACTGCCGTCATCCTCCCCTTTATTCAGAGCCTCGGCTTCGACGTTTTCAACCTTGAAGAAGTCGTGCCAGAGTTTGTGGCCGATGTCGGCATGAAGAAGGGCGAGAAAGTCGATTTTGTGATCAAGATCGACGGCAAGATTGCCATGCTGGTTGAAGCCAAACCGATCAACTGCAAGCTGGGCGACACCCAATTCAACCAGCTTTTTCGGTACTTTCATGTCACAGAGGCACGGCTAGCCATTCTCACAAACGGGAAAGAAGCATGGTTTTTCTCTGATACAGATGAACCAAACAAAATGGACAAGCGCCCATTCTTCACATTTGACTTCCAAAAACACGACAAATCTCAAATTCAAGAGCTTTCCCGATTCCACAAGAACTCATTTGCGATAGATTCAATTATAGAGGCAGCATCAAATCTAAAATATACGAAATTGGCGGCGGCATACCTCAAGCACCAACTCGAAGATCCCGACGATGAGTTCGTGCGGCTGGTTGGCCGCCAAATTCACGATGGCTCCATTACAAAGTCTGTCTCAGAGCAACTTAAACCATCGATACAAGCAGCCCTCGACGAGCTTATCCGCGACCGCATTCAAGACAAGCTTAGCATCACATTCCGTGATGAAGGTTCTAAAACCGCGGAAAAGCCTGCGTCCGGCGAGGTAGCGGCAGATTCTGAAATCGAGACCACGCAGGAAGAACGCGAAGGTTTCATGATCGTTCGCGCCATCGCAGCGAGAATTGCCCCCATCGAACGCATCACGATTAGGGATGCCAAAAGTTATTGTGCTATCCTTATGGACGACAACAACCGACGCCCGATATGTCGCCTGTACTTCAATTCATCCACAACAAAGAATATTGGCTTTTTCAACGCCGAGAAGGTGGAAACAAAAGTCCGGGTTGAGGGACCTGAGGATCTTTACAAGCACGCGGCGAAAATAGAAACGGTAGTGCAAGCGTACTTGAACGCGTGA
- a CDS encoding IS1634 family transposase, translating into MFTRITESGGRRYLQIVESFRNEAGKPRLRVVANLGRVDGMKDGQLDALIRGLSRAAGRVEPEKAEITYEAARSYGDVFALHELWKDLGFDHALGRALRSGKRKVDVEALVRAMVFNRLCDPTSKLGCLRWLETVAMPAMPDTVTHQHLLRAMDALMDHADTVEGALAKQIRPLVDRDLAVVFYDLTTVRIHGDGDVADDLRAFGMNKETGGIARQFVLGVVQTADGLPLMHTVHPGNIGETKTLQGMLKTVLQRFPVQRVILVADRGLLSLENIDELTALADQDDRKLEFILAVPARRYADLVETFQGLAFDEDGLAESSFAGHRLIVAHDPVRAADQSDRRRARIAELEAQAEKMVAKLDAQDGGQTARGRRASDRGAYSRFTRAVAEAEMTRFLKADLQADRFSWSVDEDAVARAELFDGKLALLTNAPDLTPAETVTRYTSLADIERGFRVLKSDIEIAPVHHRLPDRIRAHALICFLALVLYRVMRMRLKAKGHDASPRTALDLLARIHRHEARIADRKFDGLTTPTPEQLELFDTLNLPKPA; encoded by the coding sequence ATGTTCACGCGCATCACCGAGAGCGGCGGGCGTCGCTATCTGCAGATTGTCGAGTCCTTCCGTAACGAGGCGGGCAAGCCCCGGCTGCGCGTCGTGGCCAATCTGGGGCGCGTGGACGGGATGAAGGATGGCCAGCTCGATGCGCTGATCCGGGGGCTCAGTCGCGCCGCGGGTCGGGTCGAGCCCGAGAAGGCCGAGATCACCTACGAGGCGGCGCGCAGCTATGGCGACGTCTTTGCCCTGCACGAGTTGTGGAAGGACCTTGGTTTCGATCATGCCCTCGGCCGTGCGCTGCGTTCCGGCAAGCGGAAAGTCGACGTGGAGGCGCTGGTCCGCGCCATGGTGTTCAATCGGTTGTGCGACCCCACAAGTAAGCTGGGCTGCCTGCGCTGGCTGGAAACGGTCGCCATGCCGGCGATGCCGGACACCGTCACCCATCAACACCTGCTCCGCGCCATGGATGCGTTGATGGATCACGCCGATACCGTCGAAGGCGCGCTTGCCAAACAGATCCGTCCGCTGGTCGATCGCGATCTGGCCGTGGTCTTCTATGACCTGACCACGGTGCGCATCCATGGCGACGGGGATGTCGCGGACGACCTTCGCGCTTTCGGGATGAACAAGGAAACCGGCGGCATCGCCCGGCAGTTCGTGTTGGGCGTGGTCCAGACCGCGGACGGCCTGCCGCTCATGCATACCGTTCACCCGGGCAACATCGGCGAGACGAAAACCCTGCAGGGCATGCTCAAGACAGTCTTGCAGCGCTTCCCCGTCCAGCGTGTCATCCTGGTGGCCGACCGCGGTCTGCTCAGCCTTGAAAACATCGACGAGCTGACCGCCCTGGCCGATCAGGACGACCGCAAGCTGGAATTCATCCTCGCGGTTCCCGCCCGTCGTTATGCCGATCTGGTCGAAACCTTCCAGGGCCTTGCTTTCGACGAGGACGGGTTGGCGGAAAGCAGCTTCGCCGGCCACCGCCTGATCGTCGCCCATGATCCCGTTCGAGCCGCCGACCAATCCGACCGGCGCCGCGCGCGCATCGCCGAGCTTGAAGCCCAGGCCGAAAAGATGGTCGCAAAGCTCGACGCGCAGGACGGCGGCCAGACCGCGCGAGGTCGCCGTGCCTCCGACCGGGGCGCCTATAGCCGCTTCACCCGCGCCGTCGCCGAGGCGGAAATGACGCGCTTCCTCAAGGCAGACCTGCAGGCCGACCGGTTCAGCTGGAGTGTTGACGAGGACGCCGTCGCGCGCGCGGAGCTCTTCGACGGCAAGCTCGCGCTCCTGACCAACGCCCCCGACTTGACGCCCGCCGAGACCGTTACCCGCTACACGTCGCTGGCCGATATCGAACGCGGCTTCCGCGTCCTGAAATCCGACATCGAGATCGCCCCGGTCCACCACCGGCTGCCCGACCGCATCCGCGCCCACGCGCTGATCTGCTTTCTCGCCCTCGTCCTCTACCGTGTCATGCGCATGCGGCTGAAGGCCAAAGGACATGACGCCAGCCCCCGCACCGCGCTCGACCTGCTCGCCCGCATCCACCGCCACGAAGCCCGGATCGCCGACCGCAAGTTCGATGGCCTCACCACCCCGACCCCCGAACAACTGGAGCTCTTCGACACCCTGAACCTGCCAAAACCCGCCTGA
- a CDS encoding aspartate kinase: MPVLVMKFGGTSVADLGRIKNAAQKIRAEVERGYDVIVIVSAMSGKTNELVGWVEETSPLFDAREYDAVVSSGENVTAGLMALTLQEMDVPARSWQGWQVPVQTTSAHSAARIEDIPRANIDQKFAEGMKVAVVAGFQGISPEGRITTLGRGGSDTTAVAFAAAFDAVRCDIYTDVDGVYTTDPRIEDKARKLDRIAFEEMLELASLGAKVLQTRSVELAMRYKVKLRVLSSFEETDENSGTLVCDEEEIMEQNVVSGVAYQRDEAKMTLISVADRPGIAAAIFGPLAKAGVNVDMIVQNISEEGRTDMTFSCPVNQVARAKDALAKAKEDGNINFHDLLADTDVAKVSVVGIGMRSHAGVASKMFEVLAAEGINIKVITTSEIKISVLIDRKYMELAVQALHDAFELENAA; encoded by the coding sequence ATGCCGGTTCTGGTAATGAAATTCGGGGGCACCTCGGTCGCCGATCTGGGCCGCATCAAGAATGCCGCCCAGAAGATCAGGGCCGAGGTTGAGCGCGGCTATGACGTGATCGTCATCGTCTCGGCCATGTCTGGCAAGACCAACGAACTGGTCGGCTGGGTCGAGGAGACCTCGCCCCTGTTCGACGCGCGCGAATACGATGCGGTCGTCAGCTCGGGCGAGAACGTGACAGCGGGGTTGATGGCGCTGACGCTTCAGGAAATGGACGTGCCGGCGCGCAGTTGGCAGGGCTGGCAGGTTCCGGTGCAGACGACCTCTGCCCATTCCGCCGCGCGGATCGAGGATATCCCGCGCGCCAATATCGACCAGAAATTCGCCGAGGGCATGAAGGTCGCAGTGGTCGCCGGCTTTCAGGGGATCAGTCCCGAGGGCCGGATCACCACGCTGGGCCGCGGTGGATCGGACACCACCGCCGTGGCCTTTGCGGCCGCCTTCGACGCGGTCCGCTGCGACATCTACACCGATGTGGACGGGGTCTATACCACCGACCCGCGGATCGAGGACAAGGCACGCAAGCTTGACAGGATCGCCTTCGAGGAGATGCTGGAACTGGCCAGTCTCGGCGCGAAGGTCCTGCAGACCCGGTCGGTCGAACTGGCGATGCGCTACAAGGTGAAGCTGCGCGTGCTGTCCAGCTTCGAGGAAACGGACGAAAACTCCGGCACGCTCGTCTGTGACGAGGAGGAAATCATGGAACAGAATGTGGTCTCTGGCGTCGCTTACCAGCGCGACGAGGCGAAGATGACGCTGATCTCGGTCGCCGACCGTCCGGGCATCGCCGCCGCCATCTTCGGACCTCTGGCAAAGGCCGGCGTGAACGTCGACATGATCGTCCAGAATATCTCCGAAGAGGGGCGCACGGACATGACGTTTTCCTGCCCGGTCAATCAGGTGGCCCGCGCGAAAGACGCGCTGGCCAAGGCCAAGGAAGACGGCAACATCAATTTCCACGATCTCTTGGCCGATACCGACGTTGCCAAGGTTTCGGTCGTGGGCATTGGCATGCGCAGCCATGCCGGGGTTGCATCGAAGATGTTCGAGGTGCTCGCCGCTGAAGGTATAAACATCAAGGTCATCACAACCTCGGAGATAAAGATTTCCGTACTGATCGACCGGAAATATATGGAACTTGCCGTGCAAGCCCTCCATGATGCGTTCGAATTGGAAAACGCAGCCTGA
- a CDS encoding SDR family NAD(P)-dependent oxidoreductase, which translates to MTPLITGANRGIGLRLLQDYAKAGCSPIGTTRTDDPPHIAGVRWEYLDVADPGQQRDLGRKLEGETVDLLICNAGQYLDKHETLPSGYPPAMWAEMFATNVTGVFLTIQTLLPNLERAAAPKIAIISSMMGSQERAPGGSYIYRASKAAVLNLGRNLAQDLKSAGIAVGVYHPGWVRTDMGGQHAQIGVEEAAAGLRARFDALTLETTGCFETWDGHPHPY; encoded by the coding sequence ATGACACCGCTGATTACCGGCGCAAACCGCGGCATCGGGCTGCGCCTGTTGCAGGACTACGCCAAGGCGGGGTGCAGCCCTATCGGAACCACCCGAACGGACGACCCGCCCCATATTGCCGGGGTCCGTTGGGAGTACCTTGATGTGGCCGACCCCGGACAGCAAAGGGACCTTGGCCGCAAGCTGGAGGGCGAGACGGTCGATCTGCTGATCTGCAATGCCGGACAGTATCTGGACAAGCATGAAACACTCCCATCGGGCTATCCGCCCGCGATGTGGGCGGAGATGTTCGCAACCAATGTCACGGGTGTCTTTCTGACCATCCAGACTCTGCTGCCGAACCTCGAACGTGCCGCGGCGCCCAAGATCGCGATCATTTCCTCGATGATGGGGTCGCAGGAGCGTGCGCCGGGCGGATCCTACATCTACCGGGCGTCCAAGGCGGCCGTTCTGAACCTTGGGCGCAACCTGGCGCAGGACCTGAAATCGGCGGGCATCGCCGTTGGCGTCTATCATCCCGGATGGGTCCGCACCGATATGGGCGGGCAGCACGCACAGATCGGGGTGGAAGAAGCCGCGGCGGGGCTGCGCGCCCGGTTCGACGCACTGACACTGGAGACCACCGGCTGTTTCGAAACATGGGACGGACACCCGCACCCCTATTGA
- a CDS encoding DUF1178 family protein: MIRYTLICDEGHRFESWFQSADAFDKLLAAGMVSCAVCAGTKVSKTLMTPSVATEASNAPDPRPGAVTPPEKAIAELKRKIEENSDYVGLRFAQEARDMHDGTIPERPIHGEARLDEAKRLIEDGIPVAPLPFMPTRKTN; this comes from the coding sequence ATGATCCGATACACGCTCATCTGCGACGAAGGTCACCGGTTCGAAAGCTGGTTCCAGTCGGCCGATGCCTTCGACAAGCTTCTGGCCGCCGGCATGGTGTCATGCGCGGTCTGCGCCGGAACGAAGGTGAGCAAGACCCTCATGACGCCCAGCGTGGCGACCGAGGCATCGAATGCGCCTGACCCAAGGCCGGGCGCCGTCACGCCGCCCGAAAAGGCCATTGCCGAGCTCAAGCGAAAGATCGAGGAAAACTCCGACTACGTTGGCTTGCGCTTTGCGCAGGAAGCCCGGGACATGCATGATGGCACCATCCCAGAACGCCCGATTCATGGGGAGGCGCGGCTGGACGAAGCGAAACGGCTGATCGAGGACGGCATCCCCGTCGCCCCCCTGCCCTTCATGCCGACGCGCAAAACCAACTGA
- a CDS encoding glutathione peroxidase, with the protein MRLLPVLATLVFASPPLAAMAAPSFDFASIDGGEIRLDDYRGHPVLVVNTASRCGFTPQYDGLQALHEKYGARGLLVLAVPSDDFRQELSSEQAVKDFCDANFGLTLPMTEITHVKGDNAHPFYKWMKAEHRFEPGWNFNKVLLGPEGEVVATFGSFTKPTSRKLTRPIEAMLDQ; encoded by the coding sequence ATGCGTCTCCTGCCCGTGCTCGCCACACTCGTGTTCGCTTCGCCCCCGCTGGCGGCAATGGCCGCCCCGAGCTTCGATTTCGCGTCAATCGATGGCGGGGAAATCCGTCTTGACGACTATCGCGGCCATCCCGTTCTGGTGGTCAACACGGCCTCTCGCTGCGGGTTCACCCCGCAATATGACGGTTTGCAGGCCTTGCACGAAAAATACGGCGCGCGTGGCCTTCTGGTGCTGGCCGTCCCTTCCGATGACTTCCGGCAAGAGCTGTCAAGCGAGCAGGCGGTCAAGGATTTCTGCGACGCGAATTTCGGCCTGACCTTGCCCATGACGGAAATCACCCATGTGAAGGGCGACAACGCGCATCCGTTCTACAAGTGGATGAAGGCCGAACACCGTTTCGAACCGGGCTGGAACTTTAACAAGGTCCTTCTGGGGCCCGAGGGTGAGGTCGTGGCGACCTTTGGGTCCTTCACCAAGCCGACATCGAGAAAGCTGACGCGGCCGATCGAGGCGATGCTGGATCAGTGA
- the thpR gene encoding RNA 2',3'-cyclic phosphodiesterase, which yields MIRAFAAIALPDSVLDALACAQAELPVSRPTPEDNLHLTLVFLGDVPEVSLEEVHLAFSAIRAAPFELVLSGMGVFGGRKPRLVYAGVDHSDPLIHLQAKLDRAARSAGIEVERRRFTPHVTLAYLNAKRDDPLRIERAVAAQAGFRTAPFRVEGFGLYQSELGKGGARYRELAYYAFSPSESAVPKA from the coding sequence ATGATCCGTGCCTTTGCCGCCATTGCGCTTCCCGACAGCGTGCTTGACGCGCTCGCCTGCGCGCAGGCCGAATTGCCGGTCAGCCGCCCGACGCCCGAAGACAACCTGCACCTCACGCTCGTCTTCCTTGGTGACGTACCCGAGGTCAGCCTTGAAGAAGTCCATCTGGCCTTTTCGGCCATCCGGGCGGCGCCGTTCGAACTGGTCCTGTCCGGGATGGGGGTGTTCGGGGGGCGCAAACCGCGGCTTGTCTATGCGGGTGTTGACCACAGCGATCCCCTGATCCACCTGCAGGCCAAGCTGGACCGGGCGGCGCGGTCCGCGGGAATCGAGGTCGAACGGCGCAGGTTCACGCCGCATGTGACCCTTGCCTATCTCAATGCCAAAAGGGACGACCCGCTGCGAATCGAACGCGCAGTTGCTGCGCAGGCGGGTTTTCGAACCGCGCCATTTCGGGTGGAGGGCTTCGGATTATACCAGTCGGAACTCGGCAAAGGCGGCGCACGCTATCGTGAACTCGCGTATTACGCGTTTTCCCCTTCGGAAAGCGCCGTGCCTAAGGCATAA